TTTCCATGCGCTGATGGTGCAGTCGGCGCGACGCGTGCGCAATTCGGAAGCTACGAAACGTGACTTCGGCAAACCGAGCGGAGTGCCGAAGCCTGGACGCTATCCGGTCCGCGCTCGGCGTCCTTCGATCGGATAGGCGGGATCGTTGAAGCCCGGGGTCGAGGGATGGCCGGTGACGACGAGGCGGTCGATCAGGGCTTCGTCCTCTGCGGTGAAGCGGTAGTCGAGCGCGCGGATGTAATCGTCCCATTGCGCTTCGGTGCGTGGCCCCGCGATGACCGCACTGACGAACGACGAGTTGAGCACCCAGGCGACCGCGAACTGCCCGGCGGTGATGCCGCGGCTCTCGGCGTGGCGCTTGATCTCCTGCGCGAGTTGCAGCGATTCCGGCCGCCACTCGGTCTGCATCATGCGCTTGTCGTTGCGGCCGGCGCGGGTATCCGCAGGCGGTGCGGTGTCGGGCGCGTATTTGCCGGTCAGCACGCCGCGCGCCAGCGGGCTATAGGGCACGATGCCGAGGCCGTAATAAGCGCAGGCCGGGAAATGCTCGACCTCGGGCATCCGGTTCATCGCGTTGTAATAGGGCTGGCTCGCGACCGGACGGTCGATGCCGAGCCGGTCGCAGATGTTGCAGATCTCGGCGACGCGCCAGGCACGGTAGTTGGAGACGCCGAAATAGCGCACCTTGCCGGCGCGGATCAGGTCGCCCATCGCGCGCACCGTCTCGTCGAGCGGCGTCGCGTGGTCTTCCTTGTGCAGGTAGTAGACGTCGATGTAGTCGGTGCCGAGCCGCTTCAGGCTCTCGTCGGCAGCCTGCAACACCCAGCGCCGCGACAGCCCGCCATGGTTCGGATCGTCGCCGATCGGATTGGCGAGCTTGGTCGCGAGCACCCAGTTCGACCGGCTGTTCGAGATCGCGCGTCCCACGACCTCCTCGGACTTGCCGCCATTATAGGCGTCGGCGCTGTCGATGAAGTTGATGCCGGCCTCGCGCGCCTTCGCCACGATCCGCGACGAGGTCGCCTCGTCGGTCGGTCCGCCGAACATCATGGTGCCGAGGCAGATCGGCGAGACCTTCAGGCCGCTGCGGCCGAGCTGGCGATATTGCATCGATCGTTCCTCCGGAATGACGCGTCAGCTGTCGTTCTTCAGAATCTTGAACACGCCGTTGGCCATCGCGATGCAGCGCTTGTCGACGGCTACCTCGGCCGTGATGAAGATCAGGCTGCGGGTCGAGCGCACCACGCGCGGCCGGGTCGTCAGGATCTCGCCGATCTTGCCGGCCTCGACGAAATGGGTATCGAGCTGCACCGTCGCAAGCGTCGGCTTGCCCGAGACGAAGCGCGCGGCCATGCCGCAGGCGCGGTCGGCGAAGGTCATGATGACGCCGCCCTGCACCAGGCCGCGGCGATTGTGGTGCTTGTCTTCGGTGATCAGCGCGAGCTCGAGCGCGCCGTCCTTCAACCGTTCCCACAGCGGGCCGATCAGCGTCAGGAAACCCGTGGTGTCGGCGATCTTCCAGCCGTCGGATTTGAGTTTGTCCGCGGCCTTGGCCGTCATGAGGAGGGATCCCTTGCTTGCAGATGATTGATCGCAGGAGGCATGTCGTTCCGCTCATTTCATCAAACGCTGATGTGTTGTAGTCAAGATCAATGGCCCGCACATTTGACGATGCCACCCGGCGGAATATCGCAGAGCTCTGCTCAGCGTTCGCGCGCCTGGCGCCGGCCGATGCGGCACCGACGCTGAAGCGCGCGGCGGTCGCGATCGCGCTGACCGAAGGTGATGACAACAATAGCACGGCATTCCTGCTGACCCGCCGCAGCGCGCAGCTGCGCTCCCACGCCGCGCAATGGGCGCTGCCGGGCGGCCGCTGCGATGCCGGCGAGACCCAGACTGAGGCCGCGCTGCGCGAGCTGCACGAGGAGCTTGGGCTGGCGCTGTCCGAGCGCGACGTGCTCGGCATGCTCGATGATTATCCTACGCGCTCCGGCTATCTCATCACGCCGGTCGTGGTCTGGGCTGGTGCACGTGCGGCGATCACGCCGAACCCGGACGAGGTCGCGTCCGTCCATCGCATCGGTCTCGATGCGGTCGAGCTCGAGGGCGCATTCAGCTTCGTCACGATCCCGGAGAGCGCGCGGCGCGTGATCCGCTTCCGGCTCGGCGGCCAGCAGATCCATGCGCCGACCGCCGCGCTGATCTATCAGTTCCGCGAGGTGCTCGCCGGCCGCAACACCCGCGTCGCCGATCTGGAGCAGCCGGTGTTCGCGTGGAAGTAGACTCTTGCGGCGGCTATTTGTGACGCCGCTTGCGGGCGTTCATCTTCATTGCCTCGCCTTGCGGATCAGGCGGATGCGTCGCGGCCTCGGGTTCCGGCGGCGCGCGCGACACATTCTCGTAACAAGAGAGCCGTGAACGCGTATCCGGAAACGACCCGCAATCCGGACGTTCGGCGCGCACAGGTGCGGCAAGCGTCAACGCGCCAGAGTGCCGTCCTCATCGCAATCTCCAAGGCATTCTTGGGAAACGCATTCTTCGGAGAACGCTGCATTGTGGCGAAAATTCTGGACCTGATCGCGGCATCCGGCCGCTTGCGATCCGGACATTTCCGGGCTGACTTCGCGGCCGTGCTTGCTACAACGAGGCCATGCGCCCGCAATTGATTCGCTTCGTTCCTGGATTTGTCGCGCTCGCGCTCGCCGCCAGCGCGCCGTCCGTATCGGCCGGCGAGGCCGATGTGTTGCCGCCGTCCGTTGCCAACGCAATGGCGCAGGCCTCGCCGCAGGCGATCATGGAGTATCGCCGCAAGCTGCAGGAATATGAAGAGGCGCGCGCCGCCTTCGAGCAGGACGCCAGCGCCTATTGGAGCGCGATCGCCGACAAGCGACGCGGCCGCAACGCCAAGCGCCGCGACCGCGTGCAGATCACGCTCGACGACTACGTGCTGCAGCAGCCGCCGGTCTATGAGGGCCCGAAGCGGCCGGTCAATCCGGCGCCGGAAGAGGAGGGCGGCAAGCCGCCGCGTCCGCCCAAGACCATTCCGGTGGCATCGGATCTGGTCCGGGCGGCGGCCGAACAATTCCAGTTCACGCCGCAGCGACCGACGAGCGAGGTCGAGTTCAAGCGCGCCTATGCCCGCTACGCGCGCGCCGCGGGGCTGACGCCGGAGCAGGCGGTGCGGGTCTATTCATTCGAGACCGGCGGCACCGGCAATTACGACGTGCAGGCCGGCATCGAGCATGGCGGCAAGCGCGCCATCTCCACCGCGATGGGCTACAACCAGCTGCTCACCACCAACACCGTCGAGCTCTTGGCCGAGCAGGGCCATGAATTCGTGCGGGATCTGACCGCGCGGGTTGCAGCGACGCAAGGACCGGCGCGCAAGGCCATGGAGCACAAGCTCGCGGTGCTGAAGAAGATGGTCGCGTTCACGCGCACCGTGCCCGACGACTGGTCGGCGCATCAGCGCCTCGCCGACACGCCGCAGGGCTGGGCCTGTCACGCCATGGTGCTCGACATCGATATCGGCCCGATGCTGCAGACCCACAAGCTGCTGACCTCGGTGATCTTCGCCCGCAACAAGGGCTACACAAGGCCGCTGACCGCGGCCGAGCTCGAGATGATGAACCTGACCGGCGACGGCACCGGGCTCGACATGGTGACCATGCCGCAGGCGATGCGCGAGCAGGTACCGACCACGAATTTCTTCCAGCGCTCGGGCTATGAGCGCAATCCGGTCGCGATCCGTCACAACACCGTGGCCAGGCTGCTCGCGGTCACCAATGAGCGGATGGATTCCAACAGCAACAAGCCCGGCGCGCGGGAATTGGCCGCGGCGTTCTGAGGTCTGCCGAAAAGCGCTAGAGCATGTTCGGTTCTGATTGAATCAGAACCGAAGCTCTTCACGCGAACCGGCGTCCACTTCGCTCGAACACGCTTTAGTTCGAGCCGAACATGAACTTGCCGTCGCCCTCGAGGTAGGGCCCGGAGCGCATGTAGAGCTGGCCGTTATGGCCGATGAAGAACAGCGTCCCCTTCGGCACCTTCTTGGCGCCCTTCAGCAGCGTGTTGGCATTGCTGGTCCCCATCTTGTAGGCCCAGGTCTTGCCCTCCTTGTCATAGGCGTAGCCCATGTCGGTCTTCAGCTCCCAGGGCGCAGCCTCTTGCGCGAATGCGCATGTCGTCAGTGCAGCAAGGGTCGCGGTCGCAATAAAGGTCTTGGTCAAAAAATGCGTCATGATCCACCTCCGGCCGAAAAACGGCGTCGTCCCCACTCTTCTTGAACAAATCACGAACGGCATTCGCGCGTCAATACGACAATCGGTGCGGCCGCCCACGCACGCCAGCGACTTTGTGATTTCCCGCATCAAGCTTGGCGACTATTTTCGCGTTACCGTTTACAAACGCTTCGATTGGCGGAAACACTACCTGGGGGTGATCGCGATGAACCACGTCATGAAGATCGGTATCGGTGTCGCTCTGTCGTTCATGGCGCTGGCGTCAGTCGCGCGGGCGGACGAGTTCAAGCTCTCCAACAACCAGCGGATCTCCTGCAGCCGCGGCCTGTCGGCCGGCAAGCTCAACACTTCGACCTGCAAGTCCTACGCTTACCTGTTCAACGCCAAGACCTCTGAATATTTCCGCTGCCAGGTCTCGCTGGCGCTGACGCGGGACAACAAGGAGGTCATCAACGTGCAGGCCGACGGCGGCTGCACCAAAAAGCCGCGCATCTTCGAGACCGACGGCAATTACACGTTCGACGCCACCGAGACCGAGCCGCCGAACACCAATTCGTTCTTCGGCCCGGGCGGCTATGCAATCTGGGCCAGCGATACCAACACCCAGAAGATCCGCGGCTGCATCACCATCTCGTCCGGCCTCGGCTCCGATATTTCGAAATGCCTCGACATGACGTTTCAGTGACGGCGGCGCGGGCGGCGTGATGCGCAAGCTGCGCCCGGCCCCGCTGTGCCGCTCCTGGCTGTTTCTCGAAGGCGCCAACGAGGCGGTCCTGCAAGGCGCGGCCGCCAGCGGCGCCGATGTGTTGATCCACGAGCTGGAGGACTTCACCCCGCCGACGCTACGGGCGACGGCGCGGGCGCTGGCGGCTGAGCTCTACGCGGCCTGGCGCGACCAGGGCGTGGTGGTCGCGGTCCGCGTCAATCCGCTGGATCAGGACGGCATGGACGATCTTGCCGCGGTGATGCGCGGCCGTCCGGATATCGTCGCGCTGCCGAAGGTCGCCGAGCCGCACCATGTCGTCAGGCTCGACGAGGCGGTGACGCGGTTCGAGCGCGACTACGGCATCGCTGAGGGATCGACGGCGCTGCTCCCGAACATCGAGTTCGCGCGCGGGCTGGTGCAAACCGGCGCGATCGCGGCGGCGAGCCGGCGCACCATCGGCTGCCTGATGGCCTCCGAAGACCTCGCCGCCGATCTTGGCGCCGAGCGCGGCAGCGATGGCCTGGAACTCGCTTACGCGCGGCAGCGTTTCATCGTCGAATGCCGCGCCGCCAGTGTCGTAGCGGTCGATTGTCCCTACACCTGGAGCGACGCTGCGGGCGTCGAACGCGACACGGTCTGGGCGCGACGGCTGGGTTACACCGCAAAGAGCCTGGTCGATCCCGCGCATGCCGCCATCGTCAACGACGTCCTCACGCCGAGCGAGGATGAGCTGCACCAGGCGCGCAGGATCGTCGCTGCCTTCGAAGCGGCACGGGCACAGGGTCTTGGGCGCGTCGAGCTCGACGGCTCGCTGCTCGAAGTTCCGACCTATTCCAACGCAAAGCGCCTGATCGCGCGCGGGGAAGCGCTGCGCGCGATCGATCGCGGCGTTCAGGCCTGAGCAGAGGCCGAGCCTCAGGACGCCGGCTCTTTCTCCGAGAAGTGCATGCGCGAGCGGGCGAACTTCTTGACGCCCATCGGCTTGCCGAACAGGTAGCCCTGGACCTGATCGAAATCCATCTCGTGCGCGGCGAGGAAATCCGCGCGCGTCTCCACCCCCTGCGCGACAACCTGCGCACCGGCGTCGTGTGCGAGCTCGACGATACGCCGGCACACCGTCTGCTTCAGACGCTGATCCGCGCAACCGGTGACGTATTGATGATCGACCTTCAGCTGGACGAATGGAAAGTTCGGCAATCCCAGCAAGGACGGCCAGTTGGCGCCGACATTGTCGATCGAGATACCGATATTGTGCAGCCGAACGCGCCGGGCGACCTCGATCGCGAGGTCGAGATTGTCGACCACCTCGGCGCTGTCGATCTCGATCAGCAGGCCGGCGAAGGCGGCGTGATCGGGGATCCGGTAGCAAAGCTCGCGCACTGCATGATCGTCGGCGAGGAAGGAGATCGGCAGGTTGATCGAAAGATTGACCGGCCCGATCTGCTCCAGGAGATAACGCCAGTCCTCGATCGCGCGCTCGATCACGAACTCGGACAGCGCATGAAAATGCGGATCGCTTTCGTCGGGGATGAAGTAGGCCGGCGGCACGACGCCCCATGCGGGATGGCGCATCCGGATCAGCGCCTCGGCGCCGCTCGGAACCAACGTCCGGAGATGAATTTTCTGCTGATACCACAGCTCGAGCCAGCCGGCCTTCAGCGCTTCGGGCACATCTACCGCCGGGCTCGGCGCGGGCTCGAGCGGCATCAATGACGCGAGACTGTCACGAAGGGTTCCGGCGCTGAACGGGGTGGAGAGAGCCGGCAGCATGGCGATGCCGTACTCATCGCCGATCTGCCGGACCGCCTTGACGATGATCGAGTCCGGCTGGCCGATGACGAGGACCTTTCCGCCGTAGTCCTTTCTCACCAAAGTCTCGAGAATTTTACTGACTTCGATGCCGTCCACGGATACGCCGAGCACCAGAAGATCGGGCCGTTCCGCGTCGAGCACGGTGTCGAGTTCCAAGGCCTGGCTGCATTCACTGGTGATGAAGCCGAGGTCTTCCAGCGCCTCCGCGAGAAAGGTCCGAAGGTGTTTTT
This Bradyrhizobium sp. CCBAU 53421 DNA region includes the following protein-coding sequences:
- a CDS encoding aldo/keto reductase, with the translated sequence MQYRQLGRSGLKVSPICLGTMMFGGPTDEATSSRIVAKAREAGINFIDSADAYNGGKSEEVVGRAISNSRSNWVLATKLANPIGDDPNHGGLSRRWVLQAADESLKRLGTDYIDVYYLHKEDHATPLDETVRAMGDLIRAGKVRYFGVSNYRAWRVAEICNICDRLGIDRPVASQPYYNAMNRMPEVEHFPACAYYGLGIVPYSPLARGVLTGKYAPDTAPPADTRAGRNDKRMMQTEWRPESLQLAQEIKRHAESRGITAGQFAVAWVLNSSFVSAVIAGPRTEAQWDDYIRALDYRFTAEDEALIDRLVVTGHPSTPGFNDPAYPIEGRRARTG
- a CDS encoding PaaI family thioesterase — protein: MTAKAADKLKSDGWKIADTTGFLTLIGPLWERLKDGALELALITEDKHHNRRGLVQGGVIMTFADRACGMAARFVSGKPTLATVQLDTHFVEAGKIGEILTTRPRVVRSTRSLIFITAEVAVDKRCIAMANGVFKILKNDS
- a CDS encoding CoA pyrophosphatase — encoded protein: MARTFDDATRRNIAELCSAFARLAPADAAPTLKRAAVAIALTEGDDNNSTAFLLTRRSAQLRSHAAQWALPGGRCDAGETQTEAALRELHEELGLALSERDVLGMLDDYPTRSGYLITPVVVWAGARAAITPNPDEVASVHRIGLDAVELEGAFSFVTIPESARRVIRFRLGGQQIHAPTAALIYQFREVLAGRNTRVADLEQPVFAWK
- a CDS encoding CoA ester lyase; translated protein: MRKLRPAPLCRSWLFLEGANEAVLQGAAASGADVLIHELEDFTPPTLRATARALAAELYAAWRDQGVVVAVRVNPLDQDGMDDLAAVMRGRPDIVALPKVAEPHHVVRLDEAVTRFERDYGIAEGSTALLPNIEFARGLVQTGAIAAASRRTIGCLMASEDLAADLGAERGSDGLELAYARQRFIVECRAASVVAVDCPYTWSDAAGVERDTVWARRLGYTAKSLVDPAHAAIVNDVLTPSEDELHQARRIVAAFEAARAQGLGRVELDGSLLEVPTYSNAKRLIARGEALRAIDRGVQA
- a CDS encoding EAL domain-containing protein, giving the protein MNHISHITQPRAGWFGHRKLTPRACIADSKKHLRTFLAEALEDLGFITSECSQALELDTVLDAERPDLLVLGVSVDGIEVSKILETLVRKDYGGKVLVIGQPDSIIVKAVRQIGDEYGIAMLPALSTPFSAGTLRDSLASLMPLEPAPSPAVDVPEALKAGWLELWYQQKIHLRTLVPSGAEALIRMRHPAWGVVPPAYFIPDESDPHFHALSEFVIERAIEDWRYLLEQIGPVNLSINLPISFLADDHAVRELCYRIPDHAAFAGLLIEIDSAEVVDNLDLAIEVARRVRLHNIGISIDNVGANWPSLLGLPNFPFVQLKVDHQYVTGCADQRLKQTVCRRIVELAHDAGAQVVAQGVETRADFLAAHEMDFDQVQGYLFGKPMGVKKFARSRMHFSEKEPAS